Proteins found in one Pyrus communis chromosome 15, drPyrComm1.1, whole genome shotgun sequence genomic segment:
- the LOC137718138 gene encoding pathogen-associated molecular patterns-induced protein A70-like, which yields MFEESVTSLPSIWASMNSWFTPTVLFLLLNVMIGTIAIASNLGSTQKHQDPEQQHHQNHHQGGGLARSPSMLQRLKSINLYQYRSPEPHPATFEKHPETTEDTHYAFNHAHELEQPQFTRSPSLLQRLKSINFHIPQDLSNNPSQPIADAAPPHKTHEPESHFEQAPEQEEFPDDDSLEEHEHPEPETPDFSEAGDKQSGLEEIFSQLKPLRDRHVNRTKSDTKPASGEVPVKLPQKMKKSASSKSAFAHFQEDDIVEIRRPATVRERKVEKMAEDDEEVDAKADDFINKFKKQLKMQRLDSIVRYKDMITRGSDK from the coding sequence ATGTTTGAAGAATCCGTGACATCCCTGCCATCAATTTGGGCTTCCATGAACAGCTGGTTCACTCCCACtgttctcttcctcctcctcaatgtCATGATTGGCACCATCGCCATTGCTTCAAACTTGGGTTCCACCCAGAAACACCAGGACCCAGAGCAGCAGCACCACCAGAACCACCACCAAGGCGGAGGCCTCGCCAGATCTCCGTCTATGCTGCAGAGGCTCAAATCCATCAACCTCTACCAGTACAGATCCCCGGAGCCACACCCCGCCACTTTCGAGAAACACCCGGAAACTACTGAGGATACCCATTACGCCTTTAACCACGCCCACGAGCTTGAACAGCCCCAGTTCACCAGATCCCCTTCTCTCCTGCAGCGGCTCAAGTCCATCAATTTCCACATTCCACAAGATTTATCCAACAACCCATCTCAGCCCATCGCCGACGCAGCCCCTCCGCACAAAACCCATGAGCCGGAATCCCATTTCGAGCAAGCTCCAGAGCAGGAGGAGTTCCCAGATGACGACAGTTTGGAAGAACACGAGCACCCAGAACCAGAAACTCCAGATTTTTCAGAAGCAGGGGATAAACAGAGCGGCCTGGAGGAGATTTTCAGCCAGCTGAAGCCGTTACGGGACCGCCACGTGAACCGGACCAAGTCGGACACCAAGCCGGCGTCCGGCGAGGTGCCCGTCAAGCTCCcgcagaagatgaagaaatctGCGAGCTCCAAGTCTGCTTTTGCTCATTTCCAGGAGGATGATATCGTCGAGATTCGCCGGCCGGCGACCGTGAGGGAGAGAAAGGTGGAGAAGATGGCGGAGGATGACGAGGAGGTGGACGCCAAGGCGGATGATTTCATCAACAAGTTCAAGAAGCAGCTGAAGATGCAGCGGCTGGATTCGATCGTAAGGTACAAGGACATGATCACTAGAGGGAGTGATAAgtga